In the Scyliorhinus torazame isolate Kashiwa2021f chromosome 22, sScyTor2.1, whole genome shotgun sequence genome, one interval contains:
- the ptrh1 gene encoding peptidyl-tRNA hydrolase isoform X2, which yields MRRGNAQIVGLGNYQIQSSRCSVGMAAVNILAKKLTVDATWHLDRRCDAKVAVAVYGHHEIILLKPQQFMKMNGVSVRRAAEVYQVAPEDIFMIHDQIYIPLGKYVPGKEETIRDHSGVISCKNEMKSNLMTSVMIGIGPAPRTTKRGRLHHKLGRFSEVQQRKLMQVLEQCTNYLLEDLVKC from the exons ATAGTGGGGTTGGGCAACTATCAGATACAAAGCAGTCGGTGCAGTGTGGGGATGGCAGCTGTAAACATCCTGGCAAAGAAACTCACCGTCGACGCCACGTGGCACCTTGATAGACGATGTGACGCGAAGGTTGCGGTGGCAGTATATGGGCACCATGAAATCATATTGCTGAAACCTCAGCAGTTCATGAAAATGAATGGAGTCAGTGTCAGGCGGGCAG CTGAAGTATATCAAGTAGCACCAGAGGACATTTTCATGATCCATGACCAGATATATATACCACTGGGTAAATATGTTCCAGGCAAAGAAGAAACTATAAG GGACCATAGTGGAGTAATTTCCTGCAAAAACGAGATGAAAAGCAAT CTTATGACATCTGTCATGATAGGCATTGGCCCTGCCCCGCGCACAACAAAGCGTGGACGACTGCATCATAAACTGGGACGCTTCAGCGAAGTCCAACAGCGCAAGCTGATGCAAGTGCTGGAGCAGTGCACTAATTATCTGCTGGAAGACCTGGTCAAGTGTTAG